In the genome of Saprospira sp. CCB-QB6, one region contains:
- the bioA gene encoding adenosylmethionine--8-amino-7-oxononanoate transaminase, whose translation MQKTSSLVQRDQAVVWHPFTQMKTAQAPIAISKGKGALLWDENGKEYIDAIASWWMNLHGHSHPNFAAALKQQAEQLEHVIFANFTHEPAVQIAEKVLSKLPDNQERFFFSDNGSTAVEVGLKMCFQYWHNIGQAKTKIIAFEGAYHGDTFGAMSVGGRSAFSAPFTPYLFDVLFVEPPLPGQEAESLANFEQLLDQYQGEIAGFIFEPLIQGSAGMRIYEAQALDPFLAHCKAENILIIADEVMVGFGRTGSWWASDFLADDPDIFCLSKGLTGGTMALGATTCSDKIFQAFWSDDKYKTLFHGHSCTGNPLACAVALASFELTNDEKTWEQIRWIEKQHQKFSQQIISHPKVSNLRQKGVVWAFDLQTSESTSYFNNIRDQIWQFFIQKGLILRPLGNTIYVLPPYCITEEQMNRVHQGILALLDSSIGQ comes from the coding sequence ATGCAAAAAACAAGTTCTTTGGTCCAAAGAGACCAAGCTGTCGTTTGGCATCCTTTCACGCAAATGAAAACGGCCCAAGCGCCGATTGCCATTAGCAAAGGAAAGGGCGCTTTGCTCTGGGATGAAAACGGAAAAGAATATATTGACGCCATCGCTTCATGGTGGATGAATTTACATGGCCATAGCCACCCCAATTTTGCCGCAGCCCTAAAACAACAGGCCGAACAATTGGAACACGTTATTTTTGCCAATTTTACGCATGAACCCGCCGTGCAAATTGCCGAAAAAGTCTTGAGCAAACTCCCCGATAATCAAGAACGTTTCTTTTTTTCCGATAATGGCTCTACTGCCGTTGAGGTTGGTCTAAAAATGTGCTTTCAATATTGGCACAATATCGGCCAAGCCAAAACAAAAATTATTGCTTTTGAAGGCGCCTACCATGGCGACACCTTTGGCGCAATGTCCGTTGGCGGCCGCTCTGCTTTTTCAGCCCCCTTTACGCCCTATCTTTTTGATGTGCTTTTTGTAGAACCCCCTCTGCCCGGACAAGAAGCCGAAAGCTTAGCCAATTTTGAACAACTTTTAGATCAATATCAAGGTGAAATTGCCGGATTTATTTTCGAACCACTCATTCAAGGCTCTGCCGGCATGCGCATCTACGAAGCCCAAGCCCTTGACCCATTTTTGGCCCATTGTAAAGCCGAAAATATCCTCATTATCGCCGATGAAGTGATGGTTGGCTTTGGCAGAACGGGAAGCTGGTGGGCCAGCGACTTTTTAGCAGATGATCCCGATATTTTTTGTCTCTCCAAAGGCCTCACTGGCGGCACTATGGCTTTGGGCGCCACAACTTGCAGCGACAAAATTTTTCAAGCATTTTGGTCCGACGATAAATATAAAACCCTTTTTCACGGCCATAGCTGCACCGGCAACCCCCTAGCCTGCGCAGTCGCTTTAGCCAGCTTTGAACTAACCAATGATGAAAAAACTTGGGAACAAATTCGCTGGATCGAAAAACAACATCAGAAGTTTAGCCAACAAATTATTAGCCACCCAAAAGTGAGTAACCTCCGACAAAAAGGAGTCGTTTGGGCCTTTGATTTGCAAACTTCAGAGTCGACCTCTTACTTCAACAATATTCGCGATCAAATTTGGCAGTTTTTTATCCAAAAAGGCCTAATCTTACGCCCCCTAGGCAATACCATTTACGTTTTGCCCCCCTACTGCATTACCGAAGAACAAATGAATAGAGTTCATCAAGGTATTTTGGCCCTTTTAGACAGCTCTATTGGACAATAA
- a CDS encoding Dps family protein has protein sequence MKKQTTTIGLDHAESLQLAEKLNILLANYQLLYINTRGFHWNIKGDNFFELHAKFEEIYTDLQIKIDEIAERILTLGQQPLHAYSQYLDQSSIDEITNVTNGKEGLAHVLRAFSVIIELQRELLGLSDEANDEGTNALMSDYIREQEKLAWMYNAYLG, from the coding sequence ATGAAAAAACAGACAACAACTATTGGTCTAGACCATGCAGAAAGCCTACAATTAGCAGAAAAGCTAAACATATTACTCGCTAATTATCAACTACTCTACATAAACACCCGTGGTTTTCACTGGAATATCAAAGGCGATAATTTTTTTGAGCTACACGCAAAGTTTGAAGAAATTTATACCGACCTGCAAATCAAAATTGATGAAATTGCAGAACGTATTTTAACGCTTGGCCAACAACCCTTGCACGCCTATAGCCAATATCTCGATCAATCTTCTATCGATGAAATTACCAATGTAACTAATGGGAAAGAAGGCTTAGCCCATGTTCTTCGCGCTTTTTCAGTCATTATTGAACTACAACGCGAATTACTTGGCCTTTCTGATGAAGCCAATGACGAAGGAACCAATGCATTGATGAGCGACTATATTCGCGAGCAAGAAAAACTAGCTTGGATGTATAATGCTTATTTGGGCTAG
- a CDS encoding LysM peptidoglycan-binding domain-containing protein, translating into MVFSTASCLYGQFDSIEIVRTLSDPPYSVAEGFFWKNTGTFYYFINMQGDSISRFSLNRYKKFKAFFEEHTSLSYLKEMMAEFEEEDGRPAAAFYSSFYDYDIFCYKKGKSYHYSFNEALKSFKEFELIKELYRFRKDFYQEHLCDNFWTEYIVEEGETLESIGKKYNIGAPLLVIMNYGSDYRYYDLKNRDFSLHNVLDAKEELKVGDRIYVPCNIQKVSKYE; encoded by the coding sequence TTGGTCTTTTCAACTGCTAGCTGCCTTTATGGACAATTTGATTCCATTGAAATTGTACGAACGCTAAGCGATCCACCTTATTCTGTAGCTGAAGGCTTTTTTTGGAAGAATACAGGCACCTTCTATTATTTTATCAATATGCAAGGCGATTCTATATCTCGTTTTTCTTTAAATCGCTACAAAAAATTTAAAGCCTTTTTTGAAGAGCATACAAGTCTATCTTATCTTAAAGAGATGATGGCTGAATTTGAAGAGGAGGATGGTCGTCCCGCTGCAGCATTCTATTCTTCTTTTTATGACTATGACATTTTTTGCTATAAAAAAGGTAAAAGTTATCACTACTCTTTTAATGAAGCGCTAAAGTCTTTTAAAGAATTTGAGTTAATCAAGGAGCTGTATCGTTTTAGAAAAGACTTTTATCAAGAACATTTATGCGATAATTTTTGGACAGAATATATTGTAGAAGAGGGAGAAACGCTAGAATCAATAGGAAAAAAGTATAATATCGGGGCCCCCCTGCTTGTCATTATGAATTATGGGTCCGATTATCGGTATTACGACTTGAAAAATAGAGATTTTAGTCTACATAATGTTCTGGATGCTAAGGAGGAATTAAAGGTTGGAGACAGAATATATGTTCCATGTAATATCCAAAAAGTAAGCAAATATGAATAG
- a CDS encoding IS3 family transposase: MRRICVVLGFRRQTYYKRKSGHRPEAVDDQIAKLLHEVTEEYLAWGFWKVFHYIRNQGITFNHKKVYRIWKRGKLNLRQRPKRERIRRKFEPISLPKEVNKGWSMDFLSDWVVGSDKKSVRIINIMDETSRRALWTEAHQSISAKKLTDVLDKVLDYRGKPDYIRCDNGPEFISKKLAAWAQKHDVKLKFIQPGKPTQNAFIERLNKTLRTECLNLSWFHSLEELNEEIQNWFQHYNFNRPHQSLGNISPYDFERKQLYL; the protein is encoded by the coding sequence GTGCGTCGAATTTGTGTCGTTTTGGGGTTTCGTCGTCAAACATATTATAAACGAAAGTCGGGTCATCGGCCAGAAGCAGTAGATGATCAAATTGCTAAGCTATTGCATGAAGTTACGGAAGAATATTTGGCTTGGGGATTTTGGAAAGTCTTTCATTATATTAGAAATCAAGGCATTACCTTTAATCACAAGAAGGTGTATAGAATTTGGAAGAGAGGAAAATTAAATCTGAGACAGCGGCCAAAGCGTGAGCGTATTCGCAGAAAATTTGAGCCTATCTCTTTGCCTAAGGAGGTAAATAAGGGCTGGTCTATGGATTTTTTGAGCGATTGGGTCGTGGGTTCAGATAAGAAATCTGTTCGAATTATTAACATTATGGATGAGACCTCAAGGCGAGCTTTATGGACAGAGGCCCATCAAAGTATCTCTGCAAAAAAGCTTACTGATGTACTTGATAAAGTACTGGATTACAGAGGAAAACCTGACTATATTCGTTGCGACAATGGGCCAGAATTTATCTCTAAAAAGCTAGCTGCTTGGGCCCAAAAACATGATGTTAAATTGAAGTTTATTCAACCTGGAAAGCCTACTCAAAATGCATTTATTGAGCGATTAAATAAAACTTTGAGAACAGAGTGTTTAAACTTATCTTGGTTCCACTCTTTAGAAGAACTAAATGAGGAAATTCAAAACTGGTTTCAGCACTACAATTTTAATCGTCCTCACCAAAGTCTCGGAAATATTAGCCCATATGACTTTGAAAGGAAGCAGTTATATTTGTAG
- a CDS encoding transposase, protein MRKSKFTEKQKLSILAEYDSGLGVADLCRKHQISPATFYKWKRSKEQEVDDKERLIKELEAQNARLKKMYADLSMNYEILEEGYAMAKKQLTPKDKKE, encoded by the coding sequence ATGCGAAAAAGTAAATTCACGGAAAAGCAGAAGTTATCAATTTTAGCTGAGTATGACAGTGGCTTGGGTGTAGCAGATTTGTGCAGAAAGCACCAAATAAGCCCAGCCACTTTCTATAAATGGAAAAGATCCAAAGAGCAAGAAGTTGACGATAAAGAGCGTTTAATCAAGGAATTAGAGGCCCAAAATGCTCGTTTAAAAAAGATGTATGCAGACTTAAGCATGAATTATGAAATTTTAGAAGAGGGCTATGCCATGGCAAAAAAGCAATTAACCCCAAAAGACAAGAAGGAATAA
- a CDS encoding phosphoglycerate kinase: MKLSDLSLSDKRILVRLDLNCPLDGEQNITDDSRIRAALPTIKYLMKEGGRLILCSHLGRPQKKLLPNGDIDRQRFSLAPIAQRLSELLDQDVFFQQDCIGPEVQAAAANLQNGQILLLENTRFYKEEKKGDKTFAAELAALADIYVNDAFGAAHRAHASTAVVADFFLPEAKAIGFLMQKEIEQANKLLKEPKRPYLAIVGGAKVSDKILLLEKLMEKVDVLLIGGGMAYTLLKAQGAEIGASLVEEDKLDVAKNFLEKAAQKGVKVLLPEDSYIANEFSATAEKKLADNQNIPAGWMGLDIGPKAQAAFISEIKQAASILWNGPMGVFEFSAFAEGTENVGQALVEATAQGAFSLVGGGDSVAALKKLGKAEAVSHLSTGGGATLEYLQGNELPGLKAIEQ; encoded by the coding sequence TTGAAGCTTAGCGATCTTTCTTTATCCGATAAACGCATTTTAGTTCGCCTAGACCTTAATTGTCCCTTAGATGGCGAGCAAAACATTACCGACGACTCTAGAATTAGAGCGGCCTTGCCCACAATCAAATACTTGATGAAAGAAGGCGGTCGACTCATCCTTTGCTCACATTTGGGCCGACCACAAAAAAAGCTCTTGCCCAATGGCGATATCGATCGACAACGTTTTTCTTTGGCCCCCATCGCCCAACGTCTATCAGAACTTTTGGACCAAGATGTTTTTTTCCAACAGGATTGTATCGGTCCAGAGGTGCAAGCCGCTGCCGCCAATTTGCAAAATGGCCAAATTCTACTCCTAGAAAATACTCGCTTCTATAAAGAAGAGAAAAAAGGAGATAAAACCTTTGCAGCAGAATTAGCCGCCCTAGCCGATATTTATGTCAATGACGCCTTTGGCGCAGCCCATCGCGCACATGCCTCTACCGCTGTTGTGGCCGATTTCTTTTTGCCCGAAGCCAAAGCCATCGGCTTTTTAATGCAAAAAGAAATTGAGCAAGCAAATAAATTATTGAAGGAGCCCAAACGCCCTTATTTGGCCATCGTTGGAGGAGCCAAAGTTTCTGATAAAATTTTGCTGCTCGAAAAGTTAATGGAGAAAGTAGATGTTCTCCTTATTGGTGGCGGAATGGCCTATACCCTACTCAAAGCCCAAGGCGCAGAAATTGGCGCTTCACTGGTCGAAGAAGATAAACTAGATGTGGCCAAAAACTTTTTAGAAAAAGCCGCCCAAAAAGGCGTTAAAGTACTTTTGCCCGAAGATTCTTATATCGCCAACGAATTTTCAGCTACTGCAGAAAAAAAATTGGCTGACAACCAAAATATTCCCGCCGGCTGGATGGGCTTAGATATTGGACCAAAGGCTCAGGCGGCCTTTATCTCCGAAATTAAACAAGCCGCCTCCATTTTGTGGAATGGCCCCATGGGCGTTTTTGAATTTTCAGCCTTTGCCGAAGGAACAGAAAATGTAGGTCAAGCCTTAGTAGAAGCTACAGCCCAAGGCGCATTTTCTTTGGTGGGTGGTGGCGACTCTGTTGCGGCCCTCAAAAAACTGGGCAAAGCCGAAGCCGTTAGCCATTTATCTACTGGAGGCGGAGCTACCCTAGAATACTTACAGGGGAATGAATTGCCTGGCCTCAAAGCCATTGAGCAATAA
- the gap gene encoding type I glyceraldehyde-3-phosphate dehydrogenase — translation MNKIRLAINGFGRIGRLACRRLLQMPEIQIVAINDLAPAASLAHLFKYDSSQGTYEASVQLEDDHLLLDGQKIQILAERDPKALPWKELEVDLVLECTGIFRTREKALQHIQAGAKKVLLSAPAKSEGIPTIVQGINQNEIINNQLVYSNASCTTNCLAPILKIFNDSWGIEHAMMETVHAYTADQNLQDAPHSDLRRARAAALNIVPTSTGAATAVQLVLPELKGKISAAAMRVPVPTGSLIDLTILPSHSASIEEINAVYKAAAQGDFKGILAYNEAPLVSSDIVGNPHSCIFDAPLTSQQGPLVRLVAWYDNESGYANRLAETALFLAKKS, via the coding sequence ATGAACAAAATACGCTTAGCCATCAATGGCTTTGGCCGCATCGGCCGCTTGGCCTGCCGCCGCCTACTACAAATGCCTGAAATCCAAATCGTAGCCATCAACGACCTAGCCCCCGCCGCTAGCCTAGCTCACCTTTTTAAATATGATTCTAGCCAAGGGACGTATGAAGCTAGTGTTCAGTTGGAAGACGACCATCTCCTCCTCGATGGCCAAAAAATCCAAATTTTAGCCGAGCGCGACCCTAAAGCCCTTCCCTGGAAAGAACTAGAAGTTGATCTAGTCCTCGAATGTACCGGAATTTTTAGAACTCGCGAAAAAGCACTCCAACATATACAAGCTGGTGCCAAAAAGGTCCTCCTCTCTGCTCCCGCAAAAAGTGAAGGCATCCCCACAATCGTGCAAGGCATCAACCAAAATGAAATCATCAACAACCAATTGGTTTACTCTAATGCCTCTTGTACCACCAACTGCTTGGCCCCCATCCTCAAAATTTTTAACGATAGCTGGGGAATTGAACACGCCATGATGGAAACGGTCCACGCCTACACCGCAGACCAAAATCTGCAAGATGCACCACATTCAGACCTCCGCCGTGCCCGTGCCGCCGCCCTCAATATTGTGCCCACTAGCACCGGAGCCGCTACAGCGGTCCAATTGGTTCTCCCCGAACTAAAAGGGAAAATTTCTGCCGCCGCTATGCGCGTGCCCGTCCCCACCGGCTCTCTAATTGACCTAACCATTTTGCCCAGCCATAGCGCTAGCATCGAGGAAATCAATGCGGTCTATAAAGCAGCCGCCCAAGGCGATTTTAAAGGAATTTTAGCCTATAACGAAGCCCCTTTGGTCTCTTCCGATATTGTTGGCAATCCACATTCTTGCATCTTTGATGCTCCACTCACTAGCCAACAAGGCCCTTTGGTCCGCCTAGTCGCTTGGTACGATAATGAATCGGGCTACGCCAACCGATTGGCAGAAACCGCCCTCTTTTTAGCCAAAAAGTCTTAA
- a CDS encoding Wzz/FepE/Etk N-terminal domain-containing protein, with product MMEEKKVAAATNNELSFSLLEVIGSIWRWKKGLIIFVVSAMVLTAVVSLMIPNYYKAQVTIMPANEEKDLFGSQTKNNSLYGDEDAVDRSIIFANSSPLVAFMIDSFKLAERYDIDVSTPKGEYKVAKRFRKLYQVKKNEFSGIELSLEDQSAEKAAEMLRAVLARLEHIHKLATGPSKQQLLGTYEQALTDKREELRRISDSLYILRARYKIYDVKEQGELLANTLVRTAAKMAEGQAKLAAFKAAGRRDSVAVISAQIAGYREQLKQLNEESDSARSAINLKAYNAGRERILAYENEIENLTDDIGEIRSEYAKFKAQAASQASSIIVLEEVEVPKIKSYPRRSLFVLGAGVLALILGVMAVLVLELNRKIDWKEVLDA from the coding sequence ATGATGGAAGAAAAAAAGGTGGCTGCTGCCACAAACAATGAGTTATCGTTTAGCCTTTTGGAGGTGATTGGCAGTATTTGGCGTTGGAAAAAAGGCCTAATTATTTTTGTGGTTTCGGCTATGGTCTTGACGGCTGTAGTGAGTTTGATGATTCCGAATTATTATAAGGCGCAGGTGACCATTATGCCGGCGAATGAGGAGAAAGATTTGTTTGGTTCTCAGACCAAAAACAATAGTTTGTATGGAGACGAGGATGCGGTAGATCGGTCGATTATTTTTGCTAATTCTTCGCCTTTAGTTGCTTTTATGATAGACAGTTTCAAGTTGGCAGAGCGTTATGACATTGATGTTAGCACGCCCAAGGGGGAGTACAAGGTGGCCAAGCGTTTTCGGAAGTTATATCAGGTGAAAAAGAATGAATTTTCGGGCATAGAGTTGAGTTTAGAGGATCAGTCTGCAGAAAAGGCGGCAGAGATGCTTCGGGCGGTTTTGGCTCGATTGGAGCATATTCATAAGCTGGCAACGGGGCCGAGTAAGCAACAATTGTTGGGGACTTATGAGCAGGCGTTGACGGATAAGCGGGAAGAATTGCGTCGGATTTCTGATAGCTTGTATATTTTGCGGGCGAGATATAAGATTTATGATGTTAAGGAGCAGGGAGAGTTATTGGCCAATACTTTGGTGCGAACAGCGGCAAAGATGGCGGAAGGACAGGCAAAACTGGCTGCTTTTAAAGCAGCGGGACGTCGGGATTCTGTGGCGGTAATTTCTGCTCAAATTGCGGGTTATCGAGAGCAGCTCAAGCAGTTGAATGAAGAATCGGACTCGGCTCGTTCGGCCATCAATTTGAAAGCTTACAATGCGGGGCGGGAGCGAATATTGGCCTATGAAAACGAGATAGAAAACTTGACGGATGACATTGGCGAAATTCGTTCGGAATATGCCAAATTTAAGGCTCAGGCGGCTAGCCAGGCGAGTTCAATTATTGTATTGGAAGAAGTTGAGGTGCCTAAAATCAAGTCTTACCCTCGTCGCTCTTTATTTGTTTTGGGGGCGGGTGTATTGGCTTTGATTCTTGGGGTCATGGCTGTTTTGGTTTTAGAACTCAATCGAAAAATTGATTGGAAAGAAGTGCTCGATGCCTAA
- a CDS encoding O-antigen ligase family protein, whose product MPKFSLDFTIHPRLEPIKQQLFWALVALSLLSILASILLEELVFLALPFGVLLAYQALVDYRVVYYLLFTTLPLSTEVFFNDSLATDLPTEPLIIGVLLLYILLVLTKPKTISGAFWLHPLSLLLVLHFAWTAFSCVLSDSFTISLKFTLAKLWYIGCFYFMTGHLIRKEKQLHHLWWWVIIPLALASFKVVAHHAVLNFGFKEINQATSPFFRNHVNYAAVLTFFLPILYFFGRNLKKWSWGQLFIGASFFLFFFGMMTAYTRAAYVSLVLAVAAYFVIQLKLMRWALLGASLVVILAFGYLVKDNNFMDLAPSERTISHEEFGDIVAATYKLEDVSTSERYYRWVAGARMSTEAPWVGFGPGTFYTYYKQYSLNRFQTYVSDNPERSGIHNYFLMLLVEQGYLGMLFFIFFLFYGLILGERVYHQSQDVRQKRATMGLMMMLIIISAFLLMNDLIETDKVGSFFFFAMAIFVNFDLRNRQLQKSLKDVSQ is encoded by the coding sequence ATGCCTAAATTTAGCTTAGATTTTACGATTCATCCACGTTTAGAGCCCATTAAGCAGCAGCTTTTTTGGGCTTTGGTGGCGTTGAGTCTACTCTCTATTTTGGCCAGTATTCTTTTAGAGGAGCTGGTCTTTTTGGCCTTGCCTTTTGGGGTTTTATTGGCCTATCAGGCTTTGGTAGATTATCGGGTGGTTTACTATTTACTTTTTACGACCTTGCCATTGTCTACCGAGGTGTTTTTTAATGACAGTTTGGCCACCGACCTGCCGACAGAGCCCCTGATTATTGGGGTGTTGTTACTTTATATTTTGTTGGTTTTGACCAAACCCAAAACGATTTCGGGAGCTTTCTGGCTTCATCCTTTGAGTTTGCTTTTAGTCTTGCATTTTGCTTGGACGGCCTTTAGTTGTGTGCTTTCGGATAGTTTTACAATTTCGCTAAAGTTTACTTTGGCCAAGCTCTGGTATATTGGCTGTTTTTATTTTATGACAGGACATTTGATTCGTAAAGAAAAGCAGCTGCATCATTTGTGGTGGTGGGTAATTATCCCCTTGGCTTTGGCTAGTTTTAAGGTGGTGGCACATCATGCCGTACTCAATTTTGGCTTTAAGGAAATTAATCAAGCGACCAGCCCCTTTTTTCGAAATCATGTGAATTATGCAGCGGTTTTGACTTTCTTTTTGCCCATCCTCTACTTTTTTGGACGAAATCTTAAAAAGTGGTCTTGGGGGCAGCTATTTATTGGCGCTAGCTTTTTCCTTTTCTTTTTTGGCATGATGACAGCCTATACCCGTGCTGCTTATGTCTCTTTAGTCTTGGCTGTAGCCGCCTATTTTGTGATCCAACTAAAATTGATGCGCTGGGCGCTTTTAGGCGCTAGTTTAGTCGTTATTTTAGCTTTTGGTTATCTGGTTAAGGATAATAATTTTATGGATTTAGCGCCTTCCGAGCGGACTATCTCGCATGAAGAGTTTGGCGATATTGTAGCCGCTACCTACAAACTAGAAGATGTATCGACTTCGGAGCGCTATTATCGTTGGGTCGCTGGTGCGCGAATGTCAACGGAAGCCCCTTGGGTCGGTTTTGGCCCTGGAACTTTTTATACCTATTATAAGCAATATAGTCTCAATCGTTTTCAGACTTATGTATCTGATAATCCCGAACGTTCTGGGATTCACAACTACTTTTTGATGTTGTTGGTAGAACAGGGCTATTTGGGCATGCTGTTTTTCATCTTTTTTCTCTTTTACGGCCTTATCTTAGGCGAAAGAGTCTACCACCAAAGTCAAGATGTTCGCCAAAAGCGAGCGACAATGGGCCTGATGATGATGCTCATTATCATCTCGGCCTTTTTGCTGATGAATGACTTGATTGAAACGGATAAGGTGGGGAGCTTTTTCTTTTTTGCTATGGCTATTTTTGTCAATTTTGACCTCCGCAACCGCCAGCTTCAAAAATCCCTTAAAGATGTCTCTCAATAG
- a CDS encoding phytanoyl-CoA dioxygenase family protein, whose product MSLNSFLRSFKLSYQLSNMLHRSKLNYLAPLYKKYGIKKAVHAPISYADFKDLPQDDLPFWDRYSLAQEADENAGFQAFSPVIQEHIRPWSEKGYAIIPGYFAQEAESVNQEIDQLLAQKKIAFRYGNKLMFVWKKSPLIASLGQKPELIRLLSFLLGRPVELFQSINFLQGSEQRAHSDLIHMTTHPLHHLIAVWVALEDIKIPQGALFFYPGSHKLPFVSKLDFEHGGSAFRLGKNAYKAYEDKIEAQITAKQLKKEYFEAKKGDILIWHANLLHGGSPIASAELSRKSMVFHYYAKDVIRYHEISERPSLMQ is encoded by the coding sequence ATGTCTCTCAATAGCTTTTTGCGCTCTTTCAAACTGAGCTATCAGTTGAGCAATATGCTTCATCGCTCCAAACTCAATTATCTCGCCCCTCTATACAAAAAATATGGCATCAAAAAGGCTGTGCATGCGCCTATTTCTTATGCCGATTTTAAGGATTTGCCACAGGACGATTTACCTTTCTGGGATCGCTATTCTTTGGCCCAAGAGGCAGATGAAAATGCCGGTTTTCAGGCTTTTTCGCCAGTTATTCAAGAACATATTCGCCCTTGGTCCGAAAAGGGCTATGCCATTATTCCAGGCTACTTTGCCCAAGAAGCTGAGTCCGTCAATCAGGAAATTGACCAATTGTTGGCCCAGAAAAAAATTGCTTTTCGCTATGGCAATAAATTGATGTTTGTCTGGAAAAAATCGCCTTTAATTGCCAGCTTGGGCCAAAAACCAGAGCTCATTCGCCTGCTTTCTTTTTTGCTGGGCCGGCCCGTAGAGCTCTTTCAATCGATCAACTTTTTGCAGGGCAGCGAACAGCGGGCACATTCCGATCTGATTCACATGACTACCCATCCGCTGCATCATTTGATTGCCGTTTGGGTGGCCCTAGAAGATATTAAAATTCCGCAAGGAGCCTTGTTTTTCTACCCTGGCAGCCACAAATTACCTTTTGTTTCCAAACTCGATTTTGAGCATGGCGGCAGCGCTTTTCGTCTAGGCAAAAATGCCTACAAAGCCTATGAAGATAAAATTGAGGCCCAAATCACAGCAAAACAACTGAAAAAAGAATATTTTGAGGCCAAAAAGGGGGACATCCTGATCTGGCACGCCAATTTATTGCATGGGGGCAGCCCGATTGCCTCCGCCGAACTAAGTCGCAAAAGCATGGTTTTTCACTATTACGCAAAAGATGTTATCCGTTATCACGAAATTAGTGAACGACCAAGTTTAATGCAGTAA
- a CDS encoding nucleotide sugar dehydrogenase has product MYQALIAQEKKLAVIGLGYVGLPIALAFAKKLSVIGFDINADRVAQMQQQQDPSKELDAQAFEGADIIFSHELEDLRQAHFYVVAVPTPIDSHRSPNLHPLLSASKTVGQVLKKGDYVVFESTVYPGCTEEDCVPILETESGLKAGVDFKIGYSPERINPGDKERTIEKIIKVVSGNDEEALENIAQTYELIIEAGVHRASSIKVAEAAKVIENTQRDLNIALMNELSIIFDKLDINTYEVLKAAGTKWNFLKFYPGLVGGHCIGVDPYYLTYKAQQLNYNPQVILSGRRINDNMAEYVAKKALQFILQTDTHPKSAKVLVKGITFKENVADIRNSKVADLIQALKDYALQVEVVDPYAAADEVAHEYGIELVEEVGTGYDVVIVAVAHEEYKQLDAAYFRSISKEGAPILDLKNLYADWAEDLPVRWTL; this is encoded by the coding sequence ATGTACCAAGCACTTATTGCCCAAGAAAAGAAATTAGCAGTTATTGGTTTAGGTTATGTGGGTTTGCCCATTGCCCTAGCCTTTGCCAAAAAATTATCGGTTATTGGTTTTGACATCAATGCCGATAGAGTGGCCCAAATGCAGCAGCAGCAGGACCCCTCCAAAGAATTGGATGCCCAAGCTTTTGAGGGCGCAGATATTATATTTAGCCATGAGCTAGAAGATTTGCGTCAAGCCCATTTTTATGTGGTGGCCGTGCCTACTCCTATTGACAGCCATCGTAGTCCCAATCTTCATCCTTTGCTCTCGGCCTCCAAAACGGTGGGCCAAGTCTTAAAAAAAGGCGATTATGTCGTTTTTGAGTCTACGGTTTATCCCGGCTGCACAGAAGAAGATTGTGTTCCTATTCTAGAAACAGAATCGGGCCTGAAAGCAGGCGTAGATTTTAAAATTGGGTATTCGCCAGAGCGAATTAACCCCGGAGATAAGGAGCGCACCATTGAGAAAATTATCAAAGTGGTATCGGGCAATGATGAAGAGGCCCTAGAAAATATTGCCCAAACTTATGAGCTGATTATCGAGGCGGGTGTGCATCGGGCCAGCAGCATTAAGGTAGCGGAGGCCGCCAAAGTAATTGAAAATACCCAGCGCGACCTCAATATTGCTTTGATGAATGAGTTATCAATCATTTTTGATAAGTTGGACATCAATACCTATGAGGTATTGAAAGCTGCGGGGACCAAATGGAACTTCCTCAAGTTTTATCCAGGCTTAGTTGGTGGGCATTGCATTGGGGTAGATCCTTATTATTTGACCTATAAAGCGCAGCAGCTCAATTATAATCCGCAGGTGATTTTGAGTGGCCGTCGCATCAATGATAATATGGCTGAGTATGTGGCCAAAAAGGCTTTGCAATTTATTTTGCAGACCGATACGCATCCAAAGTCGGCCAAAGTATTGGTCAAGGGAATTACGTTTAAGGAAAATGTGGCAGATATTCGCAACTCAAAAGTGGCGGATTTGATACAGGCCCTAAAAGACTATGCTTTGCAAGTAGAGGTGGTTGATCCTTATGCGGCAGCTGATGAGGTGGCCCATGAATATGGGATTGAATTGGTGGAAGAAGTGGGGACTGGCTATGATGTGGTCATTGTAGCGGTGGCTCATGAGGAATACAAGCAGCTAGATGCGGCTTATTTCCGTTCTATTAGCAAAGAGGGGGCGCCTATTTTGGACCTTAAAAACTTATATGCTGATTGGGCGGAGGATTTACCTGTGCGTTGGACCCTCTAA